The segment CAAATGTGCTTAAAGAATCAATATTGCGTTTCATCGCTTCTTCAGAGATTTTTCCGGTTTTCTGCAAACCTTCTCCCAAACGCGAAATGTTATTCGTATCAATAATTTTCGTTGCTTTTCCATCTTCAACGGAATTGAGAAAGAATTTTATTGAATTTGTTCCAATATCTAAAATTGCATACTTTTTCATATTTCTCCTAATTATTTTAACAAGTCCCGTGAATCAGCAAAGCAACTTTTTCACCTCGCCGATAAAATTCATTATATATATTGCACGCATCCGGACTATTTTCGATGATTAATTTTCCCACTCCATTTTCTCTAATAAATTTTTTTACTGATTCAGGACATTTCAAAGAACCGTAAACTCCATTCCCAATTATTAGAACTTCAACATTTTCCTCAAAAATACCTGTAACCATATTCGCTTTGAGCAAGTGTCCGCTTCTTTCTTTCCACTCGCTAGCTTTTCCGGCGACTATCCGAATATCTTTTCCGGCACCAGTGATATCGCCATTGGTGGATTGGGAGTGCACTTTTCCGTTAACAATAATTCTACCCCAACTAAATTCTTGGATAGGTCCTTCCTGTGACTTGTACATAATAGATGAATAAAATTAATATTTATAACCGAATGTGTCTTTAATCGCTTTAATATAATTGATATTCTCAAAACCATTTAGAGCCAATTTTGTGACAGTTTTAAGCACTAATTCCGGGTCTGCCTGTTCCACAGCAACCGTTCGTTTTGCCACATCATTAAATTTTACTTCTGCGATTTCGACCATACATCCATCAATGAGGTAGCCGAAACGTTTTTTGAAGACATTAATAGAATGCAGTTGTGAATTAGCGTTGATAATATCTTCAAGATATTCCTGATATGAATATTCATCCTTTTTTAAATATGGCAAAGGCATGCCAAATGCTTTGAAAACAAGGACAAGATCATTAATATGAATTGGAAAATCCGCCTTCATCATTACTGTCCATTGTTCCAAATTTTTTTCTGTGTTAATACGCAGCGGAGTTTTAATATCCATTTTTTCATCGCGAATCTTTGTATTATCGTTGCTGTTGTCCGAAATTATATAAATTTCATTACTCTCTAAAACGCGAGTTACTTTGCATTTTTTGATATTATTTTCCGCTTTACCAAAGTCATTTGCAAATGTTCGCCATTCCCAGCGTGGGATTATTTTTTCCATTATTTTCCTCCGGATTGTTTTTTTGAGTTACTAACTTTTTTTATTGTCTTTTTTGCTTCTGCAATTTTTTCCCAATTACCTTCCCATTTATCATAAAGAATTTGGGTGCCTTCTTCCAGAATTTTTTTCAATTTTTCTTCCCTAATGCAATAATGAACATTCCGCCATTTCTGGTCTTTATCAATATAAGCTCCATCATATAAAACTTTTAGATGAGCGGAAAGTGTGTTCTGGGGAATTCCCAATTCATCCGATATTTCTGTTACAGTCAGGGATTTTTTTTCCATTAAAGTATA is part of the Candidatus Cloacimonadota bacterium genome and harbors:
- a CDS encoding MTH938/NDUFAF3 family protein — its product is MYKSQEGPIQEFSWGRIIVNGKVHSQSTNGDITGAGKDIRIVAGKASEWKERSGHLLKANMVTGIFEENVEVLIIGNGVYGSLKCPESVKKFIRENGVGKLIIENSPDACNIYNEFYRRGEKVALLIHGTC
- a CDS encoding metalloregulator ArsR/SmtB family transcription factor yields the protein MLDEFVIRKLCKLFNVLSNEVRIRIIYTLMEKKSLTVTEISDELGIPQNTLSAHLKVLYDGAYIDKDQKWRNVHYCIREEKLKKILEEGTQILYDKWEGNWEKIAEAKKTIKKVSNSKKQSGGK